The window CAACGAGACAACCGTTAACCAATAACCAATCCGCACTCCGCAATCATCAATCCAAAATCAAATGGCGCGCATTCGATCGATAAAGCTCCGAATGCAGCGCCATTTTTATTTCAAAGAGAACGCTGGTTGCGTTATTTCTGCCCGTGGCTCGCCAGTTCGAACTCTCCCAGACCCTCCTCATCAACGAACTTAAACGTCCAGTTGAGCTTGCGATAATGCCAAAGTTGATACGGCTGAGCGGCTGCGGCGCGGGAATACAGCTCGATCTCATCCGGCGCGCCGTATTTGAGAAACGTCTGGCCGCGATCGGTTTGCCAGCCTTCCTTTGACCCGCTGAATTTTTCATTGGCAATTTCAAAACGCCGGTAAAACTCCGTCATGGCTTCGTTCTCAGCCGTGTCCGGACTCTTATCGCGCTTGCCCCAGAACGTGGACAACGCCTGGCGTTGCTCGGCGATGGCTGATATTAAAGCTTTTTCCAGGGCCAGTTTCTCCTCACCGGTGGCGACAGATTGCGCCACGCGCAACGCCTGCCCCAAATGAATGCCGGTGCTGGGAATACCGTCCCACGACACGCGCAAATTTGTGGAAACGGTTTTTTGGATGCCTGCGCTTTGCACCTCCATCACGATTTCATAGGATCCGTAGGGCAGCGTATCGGTCCAAATGGGCAGCACGACGTATTGTTTTCCGCCCTGGCGCGGCCATTCCCGCTGTTGATCGAGTAACTTTTCCTTTTGGCGATTCAAGATCGTTTGCCGCAAAACCACCGGCGCCTGCGGCACGTGGTTATAAATTTCAAAGTAAATGAATGCCTCGCGATTCGGCGCTGTGGTGTTTTCATAAAGTCCGGGACGGATCATCAGGCTGCGTTCGCCGCTTTGCACCGCTTGCTCGGCGAGAAAGGCCTCGCTGATTTCAAGCGGCCCAGCTGCTGCGGTGAAATCGCGCAGTTTTTTCGAATGAATCTTTTGCGAGGAAGATTTGCTCACCTGATCCGTCACCACGCACGTGACTTGATACTCGCCCGGCGGCAAGTCAAACGCGAAATCATGAAAGTTATAGGTACGCTTGGAATTCGTTTCTGCCAGGCTGTTGAGGTGAACACGTTCCGTCAGTTCATCGCGCGTGAGAGCTTGCCCGTCTTTATTGGACACGGTGAGCGCGATGACATAGTTCGCTTCATAGCCGCCGCTGACCGGCGCGAATTCCAGATCATCATAAATAATGCTGACAAACGCTTGCAACCGGCTTTGCGCCGTGTCGGCCGCGCCGAGATTATAAGTTTCGAAGCGAAAATCCGGCTGATCGGTGGCGGCAAAAATATAACCTTGCGCCTGCGCCGAGGCGAATGTGAGCAGCGAAAACAACAATGAAAAAGTGAAAGTCTTCAAGAGCCGACTCCTTCGGGTGAAAACGTCCTTATGCTTGAGGCGCGAGGGGTTTAAAGCGAGGCCATCAAACGTTGAGAGTACCACTGTGATAAATGTTTCATGTGTACGTTCAAAGAAAATGCCCTGCCGAAAGCGCAGCGAGAAATTTTATATTTCTCATATCCGAAATCTTGGTGACGCTTCTGCAATATTCGCACGACGCAAAAACATTTGATTCTGACGCAGGCTGAGCTTGCCGAAGCCCCCGCCATTGTTGTCGCCAGATTTTGCCTCTCCCTTTTGCCCTCCCGCACTCCTTCCGTTCTGTTGGTACAAACCTAACACTACAACTCCCAAACGCATCAGGGAAGATATAACGGGATTTTAGCCCACTTCAAAAACAGCCTAGACAGAAATGCTACTGTTGCCAGGTCGGCATTACACTCGGACAGCTTTGGATGGAGTAAGATAGATTTTCCCTGAACTTTCTTCATTCAACTTGAAATTTAAGCTCGAACTCACTGCTCAAGAAGGAATCTCTGCATGGCCAGGACGGAAGTGCAATACCAGAAAACTTCTGGAAAAAACGGCAAAATAGCCGCCCGATATATTTCGCTGCTTATCTCCAATGAAATAGAAAAACAGGTTGTCTCAAAATATCGTGTGACCAATCATGGCGAAGTTTTTACGCGCAAGCGGGAAGTCAACGCCATGCTCGATCTGGTTAAGCAGGAGACAGAACGCATTGAATCGCGTTTTCTGGAGCCTGCTTGTGGGACGGGGAATTTTCTGGCTGAAATTCTCGAACGCAAGCTGCGTGTCGTTACAGAACGCTACCGCAAAAGCCAGTTGGAATTTGAGCGCAATGCGGTGCTTGCTGTCTCCAGCATTTATGGCATCGATATTTTGCAGGATAACGTTGCAGAATGCCGCAAGCGCCTTTTTGGCATCTTTGAGCGCATTTACAGCAGCCTTTACAAAACAACAGCAAAAGACGAATGCCGGAATGCGGTCAAGTATATTCTGGAGCGCAATATTATCTGGGGTGATGCACTCACTCTCAAAACGGTGGACGATAACCCGCGGCCGATTGTTTTTTCCGAATGGTCACCGGTCAACGGCAGCATGCTCAAACGCCGCGATTTCACCTTCCATAATCTGCTCCATGAATCCATGAATGAGCCGCCCGTGATTTCGGATTTGGGTGAGGGCGTATTTATCCCGAGGCCGGAAAAGGAATATCCACTAATGCGCTTTCTGGAGATTGGCGATGTTGAACAGGCCTAACTATAACCCCGACATATTGAGCTGCCTGGCCAATTTGAGCAGTGACGAAGTCTTTACTCCGCCCAAGTTGGTCAATGAGATGCTTGATCTGCTGCCGCCGGAAATTTGGCGTGACCGAAGCGTGACTTTTCTCGATCCTGTGTGCAAAACCGGCGTGTTTCTGCGCGAGATTGCCAAGCGACTCGATGCCAGTTTGGAAAAGGAAATTCCAGAGCGGCAGCAACGCATTAATCACATTTTCGGGAAACAGCTATTTGGTATAGGCATAACCGAATTGACCGCTTTGCTGTCACGCCGTTCGGTTTATTGCTCCAAGACTGCCAACGGCAAATACTCGGTCTGCGAAACCTTTGACGACCCCAGGGGCAATATCCGCTTCGAAAGAACCGAGCACACTTGGATAAACGGGCGCTGCGCCTTCTGTGGAGCGAGCCAGCAGAAGTATGACAGAGGGGAGGAACTGGAAACGCACGCCTATCAATTCATTCATACCGATACACTCGAGGACTTTTTTGACATGAAATTTGATGTGATTGTCGGCAATCCGCCGTATCAGTTGAGCGATGGTGGAGATAGCAATGAAGATGCAAGAACAAGAGGCGGAGCAATTCCACTGTATCACAAATTTGTTCAGCAGGCAAAGAAACTAAATCCAAGATATTTAACCATGATCGTTCCTTCGAGATGGTTCGCAGGAGGTCGTGGCTTAGACGAATTCAGAGATGAAATGCTAAATGATAGAAGAATAAGAAGGCTGGTTGATTATCCAGTTTCTTCTGAATGTTTTCCAGGGGTCGAAATTAAAGGTGGAGTTTGCTATTTCTTGTGGGACAGGGATAATAAGGGTGACTGTGAAATAAAAACGCTTAGAGGTAAAAGCGTGTCTGTCATGAAACGCCCTTTATTAGAAAAGGGTAGTAATGTTTTTGTCCGATATAACGAATCTATTTAGATATTAAGAAAAGTTCTTTCTAAAGAAGAGGAATCTTTTAGCCAGCATGTGAGCACTCAAAAACCATTTGGCTTTAGAACGTTCTTCAATGGTAACCCCAACCCGTTCAAAAATAGCATCAAAATCTACACAAACAGCGGCGTTGGCTACGTGCAAAAAGATGCGGTAACGCAGAACGAAGACTGGATTGAACAACATAAAGTTTATATCTCAATGGCTTATGGTGCAGGGGAGGATTTTCCACATCAGATAATAAACAAACCATTTTATGGTGAACCCAACTCCTGTTGTACAGAAACTTATCTTGTGATCGGCCCATATTCTTCAGAAAAAAAGGCCAGAAGTGTGATCAGCTACATCCAAACACGATTTTTCAGATTCTTTGTTTTGCTTAGAAAGAATACACAGCACGCAGCAAGAGGTGTTTATGCGTTTGTACCCATGCAAGATTTCAGCGAGACTTGGACCGACGAAAAACTCTACAAGAAATACGGATTAACCAACGACGAAATCGCCTTTATAGAATCTATGGTTCGCCCGATGGAGGCAAGCGATGAGTAAAGAATTTTTCCCGTCGCGACCAGATTCCAAGCCCGTCATCTACGCCTATGAAGACACCAACCCGCAATATGAAGGTTTACTGAAAGTCGGCTACACCACCCTCGATGTGCAGACGCGCGTGGCGCAACAGTACCCAATATTGCGTCCAGGCAAGCCGCCCTACCGCATCGTGCTGGAAGAAACGGCCATGCGCAATGACGGCACTTCGTTTACTGATCATGAAGTACACCGTTGGTTGCGTCAGCAAGGTGTCAACAACCCCGAAGGCGAGTGGTTTGCCTGCCCTGTAAGTAAAGTGAAGGCGGCAGTGAATGCCGTGCGTGAAAGGAAGCTGAACGAGGAGAGCCGCGCGCTCAATTTCACCATGCGCCCCGAGCAGGCCGAAGCGGTGGAAAAGACTGCGGCCTATTTTAAACAGGCGCAAAGGGAAGACCCGGACAAGACACCACATTTTCTGTGGAACGCCAAGATGCGCTTTGGCAAAACCTTCGCCGCTTATCAACTCGCTAAAAAGATGGGCTGGCGCAGGGTGCTGGTAATGACTTTCAAACCGGCAGTGCAAGATGCCTGGGAATCCGACTTGAAACAGCATGTTGATTTCGAAGGCTGGCAATTCATTTCGCGCGATGGTCTAACCTATGACAAGGCCGAGGAGAGTAAGCCTTTTGTTTGTTTCGGCTCATTTCTGGATTATATGGGCAGGAACCCCAGCACGGGAGGGATAAAAACCAAAAACGAATGGGTTCACAAAACCAAATGGGACTGTGTTATTCTCGACGAATACCATTACGGGGCCTGGCGCGAAAATGCCAAAGAGCTATTCGAAGCGGAAGACAAAAAAGAAATTGAGTTCGGCGAGGGTGTTGGCCTGAAAGACTTTGACGAAGAGATTATGCCGATCAGAACCAATGCCTATCTTTATCTGTCCGGTACGCCGTTTCGCGCCATTGCCTCGGGCGAGTTCATCGAAGAGCAAATTTTTAACTGGACTTATTCCGATGAACAGCGGGCCAAGCAAAACTGGTCAGGCGAGAGCAATCCATACGCCTGTTTGCCGCGCATGGTGCTCATGACATATCAATTGCCCGACGCAATACGAGAAATTGCAATGCAAGGCGAGTTCGACGAATTCGATTTGAATGTATTTTTCTCGGCACAGGGAAACGATGAAGACGCGAAATTCAAGTACGAGAACGAAGTACAGAAGTGGCTGGATTTGATTC is drawn from Cytophagia bacterium CHB2 and contains these coding sequences:
- a CDS encoding GWxTD domain-containing protein produces the protein MKTFTFSLLFSLLTFASAQAQGYIFAATDQPDFRFETYNLGAADTAQSRLQAFVSIIYDDLEFAPVSGGYEANYVIALTVSNKDGQALTRDELTERVHLNSLAETNSKRTYNFHDFAFDLPPGEYQVTCVVTDQVSKSSSQKIHSKKLRDFTAAAGPLEISEAFLAEQAVQSGERSLMIRPGLYENTTAPNREAFIYFEIYNHVPQAPVVLRQTILNRQKEKLLDQQREWPRQGGKQYVVLPIWTDTLPYGSYEIVMEVQSAGIQKTVSTNLRVSWDGIPSTGIHLGQALRVAQSVATGEEKLALEKALISAIAEQRQALSTFWGKRDKSPDTAENEAMTEFYRRFEIANEKFSGSKEGWQTDRGQTFLKYGAPDEIELYSRAAAAQPYQLWHYRKLNWTFKFVDEEGLGEFELASHGQK
- a CDS encoding SAM-dependent DNA methyltransferase, which produces MEKQVVSKYRVTNHGEVFTRKREVNAMLDLVKQETERIESRFLEPACGTGNFLAEILERKLRVVTERYRKSQLEFERNAVLAVSSIYGIDILQDNVAECRKRLFGIFERIYSSLYKTTAKDECRNAVKYILERNIIWGDALTLKTVDDNPRPIVFSEWSPVNGSMLKRRDFTFHNLLHESMNEPPVISDLGEGVFIPRPEKEYPLMRFLEIGDVEQA
- a CDS encoding restriction endonuclease, producing MSKEFFPSRPDSKPVIYAYEDTNPQYEGLLKVGYTTLDVQTRVAQQYPILRPGKPPYRIVLEETAMRNDGTSFTDHEVHRWLRQQGVNNPEGEWFACPVSKVKAAVNAVRERKLNEESRALNFTMRPEQAEAVEKTAAYFKQAQREDPDKTPHFLWNAKMRFGKTFAAYQLAKKMGWRRVLVMTFKPAVQDAWESDLKQHVDFEGWQFISRDGLTYDKAEESKPFVCFGSFLDYMGRNPSTGGIKTKNEWVHKTKWDCVILDEYHYGAWRENAKELFEAEDKKEIEFGEGVGLKDFDEEIMPIRTNAYLYLSGTPFRAIASGEFIEEQIFNWTYSDEQRAKQNWSGESNPYACLPRMVLMTYQLPDAIREIAMQGEFDEFDLNVFFSAQGNDEDAKFKYENEVQKWLDLIRGAFQPANIDNLKLGAKKPPLPFSDVRLLNVLSHTFWFLPSVASCYAMRNLLAQKQNSFYRDYQVVVAAGSSAGIGADALPPVLKAMSDPLKTKTITLSCGKLTTGVTVRPWTGIFMLRNSSSPETYFQAAFRVQSPWTVKNPDGNAPNHEQIIKEECYVFDFAPERALRQIADYSCRLNVEESNPEKKVEEFINFLPVLAYDGSSMKQIDAARILDIAMSGTSATLLARRWESALLVNVDNGTLQRLMNNEAAMKALMSIEGFRNLNQEIETIINKSEAVKKARKEKNDEELTPKEKKELTQEEKEYKSMRKQIQEKLIKFATRIPLFMYLTDYRERSLRDVITQLEPGLFKRVTGLGVKDFEVLVSLGVFNSALMNDAVYKFKRYEDASLTYLDINKHE